One genomic region from Anabaena sp. PCC 7108 encodes:
- a CDS encoding tetratricopeptide repeat protein gives MKEAIEQLCQMAVELIQSHPQASPEQLAKDLQQALKSDSELAASFRQSNYGNAKGFQTFVTGGTAYIGDNFHVDKETLQAVLEIFQQQYFPQIPTQLKGNPFTPPQPREGGLFGREEELTQLHQLLQSGKNVCVVSGMGGVGKTGLVREYANLTECTSFFTGGVYYIDARDRQNMATEIIALTKWRFKAELPANLSTPQMVKACWQQWKYQTENVLLIFDDVSGLADNIKTYLPPKDLVSLRLLMTSRENPETDIIEKLELKVLSEDAARIFLGSIIGQSRIDAELEQAKLLCYELGYLPLALELVAYYLDDEDYQELTLEKMRGKLQEKIKHPSLSPEEVPGGMQAQRGLQAAFDLSWDELKPEAKHLACVLGAFAASPVYWGFVTGIYQLLQGESFNEDNLKDRWLKSLRKLHLVITVGENIYNLHLLIHDYFSEHLKQHSDYDQIKQIYCDVFIDVAGNVDQSSNLETFNLIETHLKKMITWCQGNENTQLAYSLNQLALLYESQGRYNDAELLYLQSLKISKCQRGADHPLVASSLNNLAGIYESQGRYNDAELLYLQSLKIRKLQLDANHPDIATSLNNLALLYKLQGNYNDAEPLYLQSLEIRKRQLVADHSDVAQSLNNLAELYTLQGNYNEAEPLYLQSLEICKRQLGADHPNVATGLNNLAELYRLQGRYNEAEPLYLQSSEIRKHQLSPDHPDVAQSLNNLALLYESQGRYNEAEPLFLQSLEIWKCQLGADHPDVATSLNNLAVLYETEGRYNEAETLFLQSLDIRKRQLSPDHPDVADSLNNLAELYRLQGRYNEAETLFLQSLEIKKRQLGTEHPSVATSLNNLALLYYLQGRYNEAEPLYLESLEIKKRQLGADHPSVATSLNNLAELYRNQGRYNEAEPLWLQSLEIWKRQLGADHPYVAQSFNNLAELYRNQGRYNEAEPLYLQSLEIWKRLLGADHPSVATSLNNLALLYEAQGKYSEAEDLAQQALVIYKTRLGNEHPNTQNAAVTVKLLYVMRLLGCNKETLIDILKALVQQANLPALNNETALTLLEMIESNPQLLSSIREFLQQ, from the coding sequence ATGAAAGAAGCGATAGAACAATTATGTCAGATGGCTGTTGAGTTAATTCAGAGTCATCCTCAAGCTAGTCCTGAACAGTTAGCAAAAGACTTGCAGCAAGCCTTAAAAAGCGATTCAGAATTAGCAGCAAGTTTTCGTCAAAGCAATTATGGTAATGCTAAAGGCTTTCAGACATTTGTTACAGGTGGTACAGCCTATATTGGTGATAATTTTCATGTTGATAAAGAAACTTTACAAGCTGTTTTAGAAATTTTCCAGCAACAATACTTTCCTCAGATTCCCACACAACTAAAAGGAAACCCCTTCACACCACCACAACCCCGTGAGGGTGGATTGTTTGGACGTGAAGAAGAATTAACCCAACTCCATCAATTATTGCAAAGTGGTAAAAACGTTTGTGTTGTTTCTGGTATGGGTGGAGTTGGTAAAACTGGACTGGTGCGAGAATATGCCAATTTAACAGAATGTACATCATTCTTTACTGGTGGAGTTTATTATATTGATGCCAGAGATAGACAAAACATGGCTACGGAAATTATCGCTTTGACTAAATGGAGATTTAAAGCCGAGTTACCAGCAAATTTATCTACTCCACAAATGGTTAAGGCTTGTTGGCAACAATGGAAATATCAAACAGAAAATGTATTATTGATTTTTGATGATGTATCTGGTTTAGCTGATAATATCAAAACCTATTTACCACCAAAAGATTTAGTTTCCCTGCGGTTATTGATGACTTCACGGGAAAATCCTGAAACAGATATTATAGAAAAATTAGAACTAAAAGTATTATCAGAAGATGCCGCAAGAATTTTTTTAGGTTCAATTATTGGACAATCACGAATAGATGCAGAACTAGAACAAGCCAAACTGCTTTGTTATGAATTAGGGTATTTGCCTTTAGCTTTAGAACTGGTGGCATATTATTTAGATGATGAAGACTATCAGGAACTAACGCTAGAAAAAATGCGTGGTAAGTTACAAGAAAAAATTAAACACCCTTCATTGTCACCAGAAGAAGTACCGGGAGGAATGCAAGCACAAAGAGGTTTGCAAGCAGCATTTGATTTAAGTTGGGATGAATTGAAACCAGAAGCTAAACATCTCGCTTGTGTTTTGGGAGCATTTGCAGCTTCCCCCGTTTATTGGGGTTTTGTCACAGGTATTTATCAACTTTTGCAAGGTGAATCATTTAATGAGGATAATTTAAAAGACCGTTGGTTAAAATCACTCCGTAAGCTGCATCTGGTGATAACTGTTGGAGAAAATATTTACAATTTACATTTACTTATTCACGACTATTTTAGTGAACACCTCAAACAGCATTCTGACTATGACCAAATCAAACAAATATATTGTGATGTGTTTATTGACGTTGCTGGTAATGTTGATCAATCAAGCAATTTAGAAACATTCAATTTAATTGAAACACATCTCAAAAAGATGATTACTTGGTGTCAAGGCAATGAAAATACTCAACTTGCTTACAGTTTAAATCAATTAGCACTACTGTATGAATCACAAGGGCGGTACAACGATGCTGAACTTCTTTATTTACAATCTTTAAAAATCAGCAAATGCCAACGAGGTGCTGACCATCCCCTTGTCGCTTCCAGTCTCAACAATTTAGCAGGAATATATGAATCACAAGGACGGTATAATGATGCTGAACTTCTTTATTTGCAATCTTTAAAAATCAGAAAACTTCAATTAGATGCTAACCATCCCGATATTGCTACCAGTCTCAATAATTTGGCATTACTATATAAATTACAAGGAAATTACAACGATGCTGAACCTCTGTATTTACAATCTTTAGAAATCAGAAAACGCCAATTAGTTGCTGATCATTCTGATGTTGCACAAAGTCTCAATAATTTAGCAGAACTCTACACTTTACAAGGAAATTACAACGAAGCTGAACCTCTGTATTTACAATCTTTAGAAATCTGTAAACGCCAATTAGGTGCTGACCATCCCAATGTTGCTACCGGTCTCAATAATTTAGCAGAACTGTACAGGTTACAAGGACGGTATAACGAAGCTGAACCTCTTTATTTGCAATCTTCAGAAATCAGAAAACACCAATTAAGTCCTGACCATCCCGATGTTGCACAAAGTCTCAATAATTTGGCACTACTATATGAATCACAAGGACGTTACAACGAAGCTGAACCTCTTTTTTTGCAATCTTTAGAAATCTGGAAATGCCAATTAGGTGCTGACCATCCCGATGTTGCTACCAGTCTCAATAATTTAGCAGTGTTATATGAAACGGAAGGACGTTACAACGAAGCTGAAACTCTTTTTTTGCAATCTTTAGATATCAGAAAACGCCAATTAAGTCCTGACCATCCTGATGTTGCTGACAGTCTCAATAATTTGGCAGAATTGTACAGGTTACAAGGACGTTACAACGAAGCTGAAACTCTTTTTTTGCAATCTTTAGAAATCAAAAAACGCCAACTAGGTACTGAGCATCCCTCTGTAGCTACCAGTCTCAATAATTTGGCATTACTTTATTATTTACAAGGACGTTACAACGAAGCTGAACCTCTTTATTTAGAATCTTTAGAAATCAAAAAACGCCAACTAGGTGCTGACCATCCCTCTGTAGCTACCAGTCTCAATAATTTAGCAGAATTGTATAGAAATCAAGGACGTTACAACGAAGCTGAACCTCTTTGGTTACAATCTTTAGAAATTTGGAAACGCCAATTAGGTGCTGACCATCCTTATGTCGCACAAAGTTTCAATAATTTGGCAGAATTGTATAGAAATCAAGGACGTTACAACGAAGCTGAACCTCTTTATTTGCAATCTTTAGAAATCTGGAAACGCCTATTAGGTGCTGACCATCCCTCTGTTGCTACCAGTCTCAATAATTTGGCATTGTTGTATGAAGCGCAAGGTAAATACTCAGAAGCTGAAGATTTAGCTCAACAAGCATTGGTAATATATAAAACAAGATTAGGCAATGAACACCCTAATACGCAAAACGCAGCAGTTACAGTAAAGTTGCTATATGTAATGAGACTTTTGGGTTGCAATAAGGAAACATTGATTGATATTCTCAAAGCACTTGTACAACAAGCAAATCTTCCCGCACTTAATAATGAAACAGCGTTAACCTTGCTAGAAATGATAGAAAGCAATCCTCAGCTATTGTCATCTATTCGAGAGTTTTTGCAACAGTAA